From the Candidatus Eisenbacteria bacterium genome, one window contains:
- a CDS encoding VOC family protein: MSKAKNPIPEGAHTITPHLTVKNASQAMEYYKKALGATELNRMPGPDGKIMHAAMKLGDSIFFLNDEMDEGFKAPRAGEAPVVIHLYVPDCDKIYNQAVSAGATATMPLADMFWGDRYGVLTDPYGHTWAVATRKEDLTPKEMEERGRQFMAQQR; the protein is encoded by the coding sequence ATGTCGAAGGCAAAGAATCCCATTCCCGAGGGCGCCCATACCATCACCCCGCATCTCACCGTCAAGAACGCGAGCCAGGCGATGGAGTACTACAAGAAGGCTCTGGGCGCGACCGAGCTGAACCGCATGCCAGGGCCCGACGGAAAGATCATGCACGCCGCGATGAAGCTTGGTGATTCGATCTTCTTCCTGAACGACGAGATGGATGAAGGCTTCAAGGCGCCGCGTGCCGGTGAAGCGCCGGTCGTGATCCATCTCTACGTCCCTGACTGCGACAAGATCTACAACCAGGCGGTCTCGGCGGGGGCCACGGCGACGATGCCGCTGGCGGACATGTTCTGGGGAGATCGCTACGGCGTGTTGACCGACCCCTACGGACACACGTGGGCGGTGGCCACACGCAAGGAGGATCTGACGCCGAAAGAGATGGAAGAGCGCGGCCGTCAGTTCATGGCCCAGCAGCGCTGA
- a CDS encoding DUF2087 domain-containing protein, whose amino-acid sequence MMERAALPRELRPFVDEEGRLTQWPVRQKVQRMALAYLADAFEPGREYGEREVNEILREWHTFGDWALLRRWLCDWDHMERERDGTRYRLRPAPSTRTA is encoded by the coding sequence ATGATGGAGCGCGCAGCGCTACCCCGGGAGCTTCGTCCCTTCGTCGACGAGGAAGGGCGCCTGACTCAGTGGCCGGTGCGGCAGAAGGTTCAGCGCATGGCCCTGGCCTATCTGGCGGACGCGTTCGAGCCGGGCCGTGAGTACGGAGAGCGCGAGGTCAACGAGATCCTGCGTGAGTGGCACACCTTCGGCGACTGGGCGCTGCTCAGGCGCTGGCTTTGCGACTGGGATCACATGGAGCGCGAGCGCGACGGAACGCGCTACCGGCTGCGTCCCGCTCCCAGCACCAGGACCGCGTAG
- a CDS encoding EamA family transporter, whose translation MNPAYLLAALGSLLYGSADFCGGLASRRSHALAVTYLAGFSALAVLFAGMPLAPGETRGSDLGWAIAGGVFGAIGAMLAYRALAIGPMSVASPIFSITGLALPVVVGMALGERPGWIAVAGLSLAPPAIVLLAQGAHAHERSAQRSIHIRGAVVRSLIAGAVLGFFLVFLGRIERGASLWPLVLARITGIVCLGVVLMARRQPLMPAPGDRPMSLVTGVLDSLANLAYVAAVPRGSLSLVAALVSLAPATSVLLARVMLNERWSPLQAAGLVLALGAGICISLG comes from the coding sequence GTGAATCCCGCCTACCTCCTGGCTGCCCTGGGGTCGCTTCTCTACGGGAGCGCCGACTTCTGCGGGGGACTCGCCTCACGCCGCAGCCATGCCCTCGCGGTCACCTATCTGGCCGGGTTCTCGGCGCTCGCCGTGCTGTTCGCCGGCATGCCGCTCGCGCCCGGGGAGACGCGCGGATCCGACCTCGGCTGGGCGATCGCCGGTGGCGTCTTCGGCGCGATCGGCGCGATGCTCGCATACCGCGCGCTCGCCATCGGACCGATGAGCGTCGCCTCGCCGATCTTCAGCATCACCGGCTTGGCGCTTCCGGTGGTGGTGGGCATGGCGCTGGGCGAGCGTCCAGGGTGGATCGCCGTGGCCGGCCTGTCGCTCGCCCCGCCGGCGATCGTGCTGCTCGCGCAGGGAGCCCACGCTCATGAGCGTTCCGCGCAGCGCTCCATTCACATTCGCGGCGCGGTCGTGCGCTCGTTGATCGCAGGCGCGGTCCTCGGCTTCTTCCTCGTCTTTCTCGGACGCATCGAGCGCGGCGCAAGCCTCTGGCCGCTCGTCCTGGCGCGCATCACCGGCATCGTCTGCCTGGGCGTGGTGCTGATGGCCCGGCGGCAGCCGCTCATGCCCGCGCCGGGGGATCGTCCGATGTCGCTGGTCACCGGGGTCCTCGATTCGCTCGCCAATCTCGCCTACGTCGCCGCCGTGCCTCGGGGCTCGCTGTCACTCGTCGCCGCGCTCGTGTCGCTGGCTCCGGCCACCAGTGTGCTGCTGGCGCGGGTCATGCTGAACGAGCGCTGGAGTCCGCTCCAGGCGGCGGGACTGGTGCTCGCTCTGGGCGCCGGCATATGCATCTCGCTCGGCTGA
- a CDS encoding thiol-disulfide oxidoreductase DCC family protein, translating to MGPVRELKLTHPTESHPIVVFDGVCNFCNASVQFILQHDRSRVFRFAALQSSAGRALLERHGFDPLEADTFVLVEGEKCRVRSDAALGVARRLPLPWRLVFLLRWIPRPLRDAVYRTIARNRYRWFGKRESCMVPSADVSERFLE from the coding sequence TTGGGCCCTGTCAGGGAGCTGAAGCTGACCCATCCGACCGAGTCGCATCCGATCGTCGTCTTCGACGGCGTGTGCAACTTCTGTAACGCTTCGGTCCAATTCATCCTCCAACACGATCGATCTCGGGTCTTCCGCTTCGCCGCGCTCCAGTCCTCCGCGGGCCGGGCACTGCTCGAGCGGCACGGCTTCGACCCGCTCGAAGCCGACACCTTCGTGCTGGTCGAGGGTGAGAAGTGCCGCGTCCGCAGTGACGCGGCGCTGGGCGTCGCGCGACGTTTGCCGCTTCCATGGCGTCTGGTCTTCTTGCTGCGCTGGATTCCGAGGCCGCTGCGTGATGCCGTCTATCGCACCATTGCCCGCAACCGCTACCGGTGGTTCGGCAAGAGGGAGAGCTGCATGGTGCCTTCCGCCGACGTGAGCGAGAGGTTCCTCGAATGA
- a CDS encoding MBL fold metallo-hydrolase, with amino-acid sequence MTDPRPSRPSAAVVLLRGQGAALETFWVLRSEAVRYMPEFRAFPGGTADAEDASIEIEGMAPGTERTARVCAIREVFEETGILLAEQDGGAASREAARDRLLEGRATFAELIREHGWRFREATLVPAGRWVSPPFAATRFETEFFLARLTRPQEPSVRVGELASGEWISPITALKRWQEGAETFAAPVLYAMIALAQGEENLPQRMVQSPEASGRPVRRIELKWGIVLQPMKTRPLPPATHSNAYLVGDREMALIDPGSGDEEELQRLFGLIEMLATDQRKVQVVLLTHHHPDHVAGVQAVRERYGVRVGAHPETAKHVRVDFTIEDGQWIPLVHEIADWNLVAIHTPGHTRGHLCFYHPRTRSLFSGDHVVGGVGTVIIDPPEGDMAGYLRSLERLLALGAETLFPGHGAPQGGVKRRLEKLIAHRLEREAKVLAALEPQPGALAELVERAYADTPRELWPYAERSLLAHLLKLEAEGHARREGDRWALSGS; translated from the coding sequence GTGACCGATCCTCGTCCATCACGCCCTTCGGCCGCGGTCGTGCTGTTGCGCGGCCAAGGCGCCGCGCTCGAGACCTTCTGGGTCCTGCGCAGCGAAGCCGTGCGGTACATGCCGGAGTTCCGTGCTTTCCCGGGCGGTACGGCCGATGCGGAAGACGCGAGCATCGAGATCGAAGGGATGGCGCCCGGGACCGAGCGAACGGCGCGCGTATGCGCGATCCGCGAGGTCTTCGAGGAGACCGGGATCCTGCTCGCCGAACAGGACGGAGGCGCGGCGTCCCGAGAAGCGGCGCGGGATCGCTTGCTCGAAGGGCGCGCCACGTTCGCCGAGCTGATCCGCGAGCATGGCTGGCGCTTTCGCGAGGCGACGTTGGTGCCGGCAGGCCGCTGGGTGAGTCCGCCGTTCGCGGCCACCCGCTTCGAGACCGAGTTCTTCCTTGCCCGCCTCACCCGTCCGCAGGAGCCGAGCGTGCGCGTCGGAGAGCTGGCGAGCGGCGAGTGGATCTCGCCGATCACGGCGCTCAAGCGCTGGCAGGAAGGAGCGGAGACCTTCGCGGCGCCGGTGCTCTACGCCATGATCGCGCTGGCCCAGGGTGAGGAGAATCTCCCGCAGCGCATGGTGCAGTCGCCCGAGGCCTCGGGCCGCCCTGTCCGACGCATCGAGCTCAAGTGGGGCATCGTGCTCCAGCCGATGAAGACGCGGCCATTGCCGCCAGCCACGCACAGCAACGCGTACCTGGTCGGCGATCGCGAGATGGCGCTGATCGACCCGGGAAGCGGCGACGAAGAAGAACTGCAGCGGCTCTTCGGTCTCATCGAGATGCTCGCCACCGATCAGCGCAAGGTGCAGGTCGTGCTGCTCACCCATCACCATCCGGATCACGTGGCGGGGGTTCAGGCGGTGCGCGAGCGCTACGGCGTGCGGGTGGGAGCGCATCCCGAGACCGCGAAGCACGTGCGGGTCGATTTCACCATCGAGGACGGTCAATGGATCCCGCTGGTCCACGAGATCGCCGACTGGAACCTGGTCGCCATCCACACGCCGGGTCACACGCGCGGGCACCTGTGCTTCTACCATCCGCGCACCCGCTCATTGTTCTCGGGGGACCACGTGGTGGGAGGGGTCGGCACGGTGATCATCGATCCGCCGGAGGGCGACATGGCCGGCTACCTGCGCTCGCTGGAGCGGCTCCTGGCGCTCGGCGCCGAGACGCTGTTCCCGGGTCATGGCGCGCCGCAGGGCGGGGTGAAGCGGCGTCTCGAGAAGCTGATCGCGCATCGGCTGGAGCGCGAGGCGAAGGTCCTGGCCGCGCTCGAGCCGCAGCCGGGGGCGCTGGCCGAGCTCGTCGAGCGCGCCTACGCCGACACGCCTCGCGAGCTGTGGCCTTACGCCGAGCGCTCGCTGCTCGCTCACCTGCTCAAGCTCGAAGCCGAAGGCCATGCGCGCCGTGAAGGCGATCGTTGGGCCCTGTCAGGGAGCTGA
- a CDS encoding sigma-70 family RNA polymerase sigma factor produces MSRPPNDFEKAARSGASLGTISVLVERARSGDSRAREQLARRCVEALQRFAAGRVPRGVRGRLDTDDLVQHAVMRAFERLETFERRGHGSFLANLRTIVLNQIRDEARRLSTRVPHQELGEHLQQPGASPLEAAIGRDFVDAYEAALARLSASHREAIVLRLEMGYSYDEIAEALGSSSPNAARMMVVRALLRLSREMEPHG; encoded by the coding sequence TTGAGTCGACCCCCCAACGACTTCGAAAAGGCGGCGCGCTCGGGAGCGTCCCTGGGGACGATCTCGGTGTTGGTCGAGCGCGCCCGGTCAGGAGATTCGCGCGCCCGCGAGCAGCTCGCGCGGCGCTGCGTCGAGGCGCTCCAGCGGTTTGCGGCCGGCCGGGTCCCGCGCGGCGTCCGTGGCCGGCTCGACACCGACGACCTCGTCCAGCATGCCGTCATGCGTGCATTCGAGCGGCTGGAAACGTTCGAGAGACGAGGGCATGGGTCGTTCCTCGCGAACCTGAGGACCATCGTCCTCAACCAGATCCGCGACGAGGCTCGACGGCTCTCGACACGTGTGCCTCATCAGGAACTGGGCGAGCACCTGCAGCAGCCTGGTGCGAGTCCGCTGGAAGCGGCCATCGGCCGGGACTTCGTCGATGCTTACGAGGCGGCGCTGGCACGGCTCTCGGCGTCGCATCGCGAGGCGATCGTCCTGAGACTCGAGATGGGCTACAGCTACGACGAGATTGCCGAAGCCCTCGGCAGCTCGTCACCCAATGCCGCGCGCATGATGGTGGTGCGCGCGCTGCTTCGGCTGAGCCGCGAGATGGAACCCCATGGCTAA
- a CDS encoding protein kinase, with product MAKRPPRRADPVRTLSRIARAVSDRRPVAWEAELELAPEMASALDRLRRLQALVSVHESAVSTVDSPAAAPRFGKRESEQTPRGLTAWGPLEILESLGRGGFGHVFRANDPVLQREVALKLWRRGRDADRLLLEARTLARLRHPNLPAVHGADEHAGWMGMWTDLVRGRTLEEELAAVGPLSAREAAQVGIEVCRALSAVHRAGLVHRDVKTANVMREVDGRVVLLDFGLAIEHAADADAGRAAGTPSSMAPEILRGAPATAASDLYGVGILLYRMVSGGYPYEGRTAAEVGRLQQRHEGVGLLERRPDLPASFVSIVDRALAQEPEARPADAEALECLLLEFLGARAPEPPSVAPSRPEGHALRMPHFITRFIGRDDELAQCHDALASHRLVTLVGPGGTGKTRLSVRAAEAMAKSGLPVAFADLSSLGAAATVEPEVRRALESSPVAIGDRSTSLAMAVGDAPGLLVLDNCEHIAETVRSLVLSLLSSCPRLIILATSRSPLGVPGERMLVVPPLSVPPADVSGSVESVSGFDAVRLFVERACLVRPDFQLTAQNASAVAEVCRRTDGLPLAIELAAARTRALTPEEIRDHLAKGTSILARGGFSPNARHESLEAAIRWTYDTLSPEARALMDGLAIFTGTWSFAAAAAVCMNGTAEIVVLDALTTLIDQSMVTVAPPCLGVTRYRLLDTLRGFARDRLAESGRLDLLEQRHFEHFLALAEEAEPRLWGPEQASFCEWLEADHPNLQAALAWARGQAGREVDHLRLAGALARFWTERGHLTSGREALTEALATPHAAREPLAHARALLGASTLAIYQSDASPARAFGLEALERYRALGDRAGIARTLVTLGIIAHEISDYASAEMSYRESLDLFREIGDGRGEAHVLNNLGAITWRQDRWEEARRLHLESLDHAEPARDPGLRALALTNLGFVAHHLGRTTEAAACLSEALALVREHRLMRHAASTVEVAAAVLAERHESARAARLYAAAGQHRIDLGNRAETAWLKAHEPMMESAARDLGPERLEAESRVGRSLGLRKAIEEAARGLELVV from the coding sequence ATGGCTAAGAGGCCTCCACGACGCGCCGATCCGGTGAGGACACTGAGTCGCATCGCGCGCGCGGTGTCGGACCGTCGGCCCGTGGCGTGGGAGGCGGAGCTCGAGCTCGCACCCGAGATGGCAAGCGCGCTCGATCGGTTGCGGCGCCTTCAGGCGCTGGTTTCGGTGCACGAGTCGGCCGTTTCGACGGTCGATTCGCCTGCGGCCGCGCCGCGCTTTGGGAAACGCGAGAGCGAGCAGACGCCACGTGGCCTCACCGCCTGGGGTCCGCTCGAGATCCTGGAAAGTCTGGGTCGGGGCGGCTTCGGCCACGTCTTCCGCGCCAACGATCCGGTGCTGCAGCGGGAAGTGGCGCTCAAGCTGTGGCGTCGAGGCCGCGACGCGGATCGGCTGCTTCTCGAAGCGCGCACGCTCGCGCGTCTCCGCCACCCGAACCTCCCGGCGGTGCACGGCGCCGACGAGCACGCCGGCTGGATGGGGATGTGGACGGATCTGGTGCGTGGCCGCACGCTGGAGGAGGAGCTTGCCGCCGTCGGCCCTCTGAGCGCGCGCGAAGCGGCGCAGGTCGGCATCGAAGTCTGCCGGGCGCTGAGCGCCGTCCATCGTGCGGGACTGGTCCATCGCGACGTCAAGACCGCCAACGTCATGCGCGAGGTGGACGGACGCGTGGTTCTGCTCGACTTCGGGCTGGCCATCGAGCACGCCGCCGACGCCGATGCCGGAAGGGCCGCGGGGACTCCGTCCAGCATGGCGCCCGAGATCCTGCGTGGCGCTCCCGCCACGGCGGCGTCCGATCTCTACGGCGTCGGCATCCTTCTGTACCGCATGGTGAGCGGTGGTTATCCCTACGAGGGGCGCACGGCCGCGGAAGTCGGCCGCCTTCAGCAGCGACACGAGGGCGTCGGACTGCTCGAGCGGCGTCCCGATCTGCCCGCGAGTTTCGTGAGCATCGTGGATCGCGCGCTCGCGCAGGAACCTGAGGCGCGGCCCGCGGATGCCGAAGCGCTGGAGTGCCTATTGCTCGAGTTCCTGGGAGCGCGGGCCCCGGAGCCACCGTCCGTGGCGCCGTCGCGGCCCGAAGGTCACGCACTTCGAATGCCGCACTTCATCACCCGCTTCATCGGTCGTGATGACGAGCTGGCTCAGTGTCACGATGCGCTGGCGTCGCACCGGCTGGTGACGCTGGTCGGACCGGGTGGGACGGGCAAGACTCGCCTTTCCGTCCGCGCCGCCGAAGCCATGGCCAAGAGCGGCCTCCCCGTGGCATTCGCCGATCTGTCTTCGCTTGGGGCCGCCGCCACCGTGGAGCCCGAGGTGCGGCGCGCGCTGGAGTCCTCTCCGGTGGCCATCGGCGACCGGTCGACGTCACTGGCCATGGCGGTCGGGGACGCACCGGGTCTGCTGGTGCTCGACAACTGCGAGCATATCGCCGAGACGGTGCGATCCCTCGTGCTGAGCCTGCTTTCGAGCTGTCCACGGCTCATCATCCTGGCCACCAGCCGGTCCCCCCTCGGAGTCCCTGGCGAGCGGATGCTGGTGGTGCCGCCGCTCTCTGTCCCTCCCGCCGACGTCTCCGGCTCGGTGGAGTCGGTGTCGGGGTTCGATGCCGTCCGCCTGTTCGTGGAGCGTGCATGCCTGGTGAGACCGGACTTCCAGCTCACCGCTCAGAACGCGAGCGCGGTCGCGGAAGTCTGTCGTCGCACCGATGGCCTGCCGCTGGCCATCGAGCTGGCCGCCGCGAGGACGCGAGCACTCACCCCCGAAGAGATCCGCGATCATCTGGCCAAGGGCACGAGCATTCTCGCTCGCGGCGGCTTTTCACCGAACGCGCGGCACGAGAGCCTCGAAGCAGCCATCCGGTGGACCTACGACACCCTTTCACCCGAGGCGCGCGCGCTGATGGACGGCCTCGCCATCTTCACCGGCACATGGTCCTTTGCCGCCGCGGCGGCCGTCTGCATGAACGGCACGGCGGAGATCGTCGTGCTGGATGCCCTCACCACACTCATCGACCAGTCCATGGTCACGGTGGCGCCCCCTTGCCTCGGCGTCACGCGCTACCGGCTTCTCGACACGCTGCGCGGATTCGCGCGCGACCGTCTCGCCGAGTCCGGCCGGCTCGACCTGCTCGAGCAACGCCACTTCGAGCACTTCCTGGCGCTCGCCGAGGAAGCCGAGCCGCGCCTGTGGGGCCCCGAGCAGGCGTCCTTTTGCGAATGGCTCGAGGCCGATCATCCCAATCTCCAGGCGGCGCTGGCTTGGGCGCGGGGCCAAGCGGGCCGCGAGGTCGATCATCTGAGGCTCGCCGGCGCTCTGGCGCGGTTCTGGACGGAGCGCGGCCACCTGACCAGCGGGCGCGAGGCCCTCACGGAAGCGCTCGCCACGCCGCACGCCGCACGCGAGCCGCTGGCCCATGCGCGCGCGCTGCTCGGAGCCAGCACGCTGGCGATCTATCAGTCCGATGCTTCTCCGGCGCGAGCATTCGGGCTCGAGGCGCTCGAGCGGTATCGCGCGCTCGGCGATCGGGCGGGGATCGCACGCACGCTCGTGACGCTCGGCATCATCGCTCACGAGATCAGCGACTACGCGTCCGCCGAAATGTCGTATCGCGAGAGCCTCGATCTGTTCCGGGAGATCGGCGACGGCCGCGGCGAGGCGCACGTCCTCAACAACCTCGGCGCCATCACCTGGCGCCAGGACCGCTGGGAGGAAGCACGCCGGCTCCACCTCGAGTCGCTCGATCACGCGGAGCCGGCGCGCGACCCGGGATTACGCGCCCTGGCGCTCACCAACCTGGGCTTCGTCGCCCATCATCTGGGCCGCACCACCGAGGCCGCCGCCTGCCTGTCCGAGGCGCTCGCACTGGTGCGCGAGCATCGACTCATGCGCCATGCGGCCTCGACGGTCGAGGTGGCGGCGGCGGTTCTCGCCGAGCGGCACGAATCGGCGCGCGCCGCCCGGCTCTACGCCGCAGCGGGCCAGCACCGGATCGACCTCGGCAACCGGGCGGAGACGGCTTGGCTCAAGGCGCATGAGCCGATGATGGAGTCCGCGGCGCGCGATCTCGGTCCGGAGCGGCTCGAGGCCGAGTCGCGCGTAGGCCGATCCCTCGGTCTGCGAAAGGCGATCGAAGAAGCCGCGCGCGGCCTCGAGCTGGTCGTCTAG
- the nagB gene encoding glucosamine-6-phosphate deaminase, producing the protein MSRGVREGPERIPVIVEDSHDEIARTVAGRIADLIRERRRARRKAVLGLATGSTPIGIYRELIRLHREEGLDFSNVVSFNLDEYYPMAPDSLHSFHRFMRENFFDHVNLEARNIHIPRGDLPRAQIEPHCRDYERAITESGGIDFQILGIGQTGHIGFNEPGSSVGSRTRLVALDTITRRVAANDFFGTENVPTEAITMGVGTILESREIALVATGEHKAAIVKRAVEGEVDRAVAATYLQQHPSATVYLDAPAAAELTRRKTPWALGEMDWTPEREIEAVVWLSGVTGKSVLKLEDLDYRDHHLGALLMRHGSSETLNGAVFNALIAKVRGRSKLPQGKRVILFSPHPDDDVISAGGILGKLVQNGNAVTVAYQTSGNIAVFDHEVRRYLDFLRRTADDFGFGHEDLRTWIREVGDFLARKEPGEVDSAAVSKLKQRIREVEAISAIEVLGLSASQARFLNLPFYQTGRVRKDPIGARDVDLVLGLLDEIHPHIILVAGDLSDPHGTHRMCAEAVDQALARYGGEPPEIWLYRGAWQEWSVAEADLLIPLSEKELRTKISAIFKHQSQKDRAPFPGVDEREFWQRVEERNRTTSRLVDQLGLPEYFAMEALVVREARRGHLKAEQPGF; encoded by the coding sequence GTGAGCCGCGGCGTTCGTGAAGGTCCCGAACGAATACCGGTCATCGTCGAGGACAGCCACGACGAGATTGCACGCACCGTCGCAGGACGCATTGCCGATCTCATCCGCGAACGACGCCGGGCTCGCCGCAAAGCGGTGCTGGGCCTGGCCACCGGCTCCACGCCGATCGGCATCTACCGCGAGCTGATCCGGCTGCATCGCGAGGAAGGCCTCGACTTCTCGAACGTCGTGTCCTTCAACCTCGACGAGTACTACCCGATGGCGCCCGACAGCCTCCACAGCTTCCATCGGTTCATGCGCGAGAATTTCTTCGACCACGTGAACCTCGAGGCGCGCAACATTCACATCCCTCGCGGGGATCTCCCTCGCGCGCAGATCGAGCCACACTGCCGGGACTACGAGCGCGCGATCACCGAGTCGGGCGGCATCGACTTCCAGATTCTCGGCATCGGGCAGACCGGCCACATCGGCTTCAACGAGCCGGGCTCCAGCGTGGGATCGCGCACGCGCCTGGTGGCCCTGGACACCATCACGCGCCGCGTGGCCGCGAACGACTTCTTCGGAACCGAGAACGTGCCGACCGAAGCCATCACGATGGGCGTCGGAACCATCCTGGAATCGCGCGAGATCGCTCTGGTCGCCACCGGCGAGCACAAAGCCGCGATCGTGAAGCGCGCGGTCGAAGGCGAAGTCGACCGTGCGGTGGCGGCCACGTATCTGCAGCAGCACCCGAGCGCGACGGTGTACCTCGACGCCCCCGCGGCCGCCGAGCTGACGCGCCGCAAGACGCCGTGGGCGCTGGGAGAGATGGACTGGACCCCCGAACGCGAGATCGAAGCGGTGGTATGGCTGAGCGGCGTGACCGGAAAGTCGGTGCTGAAGCTCGAGGACCTCGACTACCGCGACCACCATCTGGGCGCGCTGCTCATGCGGCACGGCTCCTCGGAGACGCTGAACGGCGCGGTCTTCAATGCCCTGATCGCCAAGGTCCGCGGCCGCAGCAAGCTCCCCCAGGGGAAGCGCGTGATCCTCTTCTCGCCGCACCCGGACGACGACGTGATCTCGGCCGGCGGCATCCTGGGCAAGCTGGTCCAGAACGGAAACGCGGTCACCGTCGCGTACCAGACCTCGGGGAACATCGCCGTGTTCGATCACGAAGTGCGGCGCTACCTCGACTTCCTGCGCCGCACCGCCGACGACTTCGGCTTCGGCCACGAAGACCTGCGGACCTGGATTCGCGAGGTAGGGGATTTCCTCGCGCGCAAGGAGCCAGGCGAGGTCGACAGCGCCGCGGTGTCGAAGCTGAAGCAGCGGATCCGGGAGGTCGAAGCGATCTCGGCGATCGAGGTGCTCGGACTCTCCGCGAGCCAGGCGCGGTTCCTCAACCTGCCCTTCTACCAGACCGGTCGCGTGCGCAAGGACCCGATTGGCGCGCGGGACGTGGATCTCGTGCTGGGCCTGCTCGATGAGATCCACCCGCACATCATCCTGGTCGCCGGGGACCTGTCGGACCCGCACGGCACGCACCGCATGTGCGCGGAAGCCGTCGATCAGGCGCTCGCGCGCTATGGAGGAGAGCCTCCGGAGATCTGGCTCTACCGCGGGGCCTGGCAGGAATGGTCGGTGGCCGAAGCCGACCTGCTCATCCCGCTCTCCGAGAAGGAGCTCCGGACCAAGATCAGCGCGATCTTCAAGCATCAGAGCCAGAAGGACCGCGCGCCGTTTCCGGGGGTCGACGAGCGCGAGTTCTGGCAGCGAGTCGAGGAGCGCAACCGGACGACGTCACGTCTGGTCGATCAGCTCGGCCTGCCCGAGTACTTCGCGATGGAGGCCTTGGTGGTGCGCGAAGCGCGGCGCGGCCACCTCAAGGCTGAGCAGCCGGGGTTCTAG
- the lat gene encoding L-lysine 6-transaminase, which produces MNPTSTARSGLSSVEVHGVIARYMLRDGYDLVLDLEKSQGRRLYDSRHGRTYLDLFSCFATVPIGFNHPRMRDPDFLAKLQRAALTNPTNSDLYTIEMAEFVETFGRLAMPSYLPHLFLVAGGSVGVENALKAAFDWKIRRNFRRGYKEERGHQVLHFREAFHGRTGYTLSLTNTADPRKYQYFPKFDWPRIDNPKLHFPIDAAELERVVRAESAAIAQVKDAFATRKDDIACILLEPIQAEGGDNHFRPEFLRALRQLADENEALLIWDEVQTGMGITGRMWAHQHDDIRPDLLAFGKKTQVCGMLAGARLDEEPENVFRVSSRINSTWGGNLVDMVRCQRYLEIMEEERLIESAATVGAHLLRSLEALAKEFPESISNVRGRGLMCAMDLPSGEQRDRLRDKLFEQGAIILGCGTVGLRFRPPLDITAAEVDEAMALIRKALRASAPKAA; this is translated from the coding sequence ATGAATCCCACGTCGACCGCGCGCAGCGGACTCTCGTCCGTCGAGGTCCACGGAGTGATCGCCCGCTACATGCTGAGGGACGGTTACGATCTCGTCCTGGACCTCGAGAAGAGCCAGGGCCGGCGTCTCTACGACTCGCGTCACGGCCGCACCTACCTGGATCTGTTCTCGTGCTTCGCCACGGTGCCCATCGGCTTCAACCATCCCAGGATGAGGGATCCCGACTTCCTGGCGAAGCTCCAGCGGGCGGCGCTCACCAATCCCACCAACTCCGATCTCTACACCATCGAGATGGCGGAGTTCGTGGAGACCTTTGGCCGCCTGGCGATGCCGTCCTATCTGCCTCATCTGTTCCTCGTGGCGGGTGGCTCGGTGGGCGTGGAGAACGCGCTCAAGGCCGCGTTCGACTGGAAGATCCGCCGCAACTTCCGCAGGGGATACAAAGAGGAGCGTGGTCATCAGGTGCTCCACTTCCGCGAGGCCTTCCATGGGCGGACCGGATACACGCTTTCGCTCACCAACACCGCCGACCCGAGGAAGTACCAGTACTTCCCGAAGTTCGACTGGCCGCGCATCGACAATCCCAAGCTTCACTTCCCGATCGATGCCGCCGAGCTGGAGCGGGTGGTGCGCGCCGAATCCGCGGCGATCGCGCAGGTCAAGGACGCCTTCGCGACACGCAAGGACGACATCGCCTGCATCCTGCTGGAGCCGATCCAGGCCGAAGGCGGCGACAACCACTTCCGCCCGGAGTTCCTCCGTGCGCTGCGTCAACTCGCCGACGAGAACGAAGCGCTGCTGATCTGGGACGAAGTGCAGACCGGCATGGGCATCACCGGCCGGATGTGGGCGCACCAACACGACGACATCCGCCCCGATCTGCTGGCCTTCGGGAAGAAGACGCAGGTGTGCGGGATGCTGGCGGGAGCCCGCCTGGACGAGGAGCCTGAGAACGTGTTCCGCGTCTCGTCGCGGATCAATTCGACGTGGGGCGGGAACCTGGTGGACATGGTGCGCTGTCAGCGCTACCTCGAGATCATGGAAGAGGAGCGGCTCATCGAGAGTGCCGCCACCGTGGGCGCCCATCTGCTGCGCAGCCTCGAGGCCCTGGCCAAGGAATTCCCCGAGAGCATTTCCAACGTGCGCGGTCGCGGCCTGATGTGCGCCATGGACCTTCCGAGCGGCGAGCAGCGCGATCGCCTGCGCGACAAGCTGTTCGAGCAGGGCGCCATCATCCTGGGTTGCGGCACGGTCGGCCTGCGCTTCCGCCCTCCGCTCGACATCACCGCGGCGGAGGTGGACGAGGCGATGGCGCTCATCCGCAAGGCGCTGCGAGCCTCCGCTCCCAAGGCTGCCTGA